One Amycolatopsis thermophila DNA segment encodes these proteins:
- a CDS encoding class I SAM-dependent methyltransferase, producing MIHEFAGDVAAQYDRYRRGYRDEVFDLLAGEFTLGRVLDLGCGTGQLTVPLARRSRAVIGMDPSPDMLARARAAELPNAVWVVGADSDVPALEPLLGAASLDLVTIGQALHWMDAAPLFAALSRLLRPGGGVAVIANGTPVWTQDSSWASAIREVSTRWLGPLEFPACGSSDEDRARHRDLLERAGFTRVREHRLDHTERLGLEEVVGSFYSTGPLDELDAAGRRGFDEDLRAALRDAEPAGVFAEEVPVRVLCGKWEPSA from the coding sequence GTGATCCACGAATTCGCCGGCGACGTCGCGGCGCAGTACGACCGGTACCGCCGCGGCTATCGCGACGAGGTCTTCGACCTGCTCGCCGGCGAGTTCACCCTCGGCCGGGTGCTCGACCTGGGCTGCGGCACCGGCCAGCTGACCGTGCCGCTGGCGCGACGGTCCCGCGCGGTGATCGGCATGGACCCCTCCCCCGACATGCTCGCCCGGGCCCGTGCGGCCGAGCTGCCCAACGCGGTGTGGGTGGTCGGCGCGGACAGCGACGTCCCGGCCCTGGAGCCGCTGCTCGGCGCCGCGAGCCTCGACCTCGTCACTATCGGCCAGGCCCTGCACTGGATGGACGCGGCCCCGCTGTTCGCCGCGCTGAGCCGGCTGCTCCGGCCCGGCGGCGGCGTCGCGGTGATCGCCAACGGGACGCCCGTGTGGACGCAGGACAGCTCGTGGGCCTCGGCGATCCGTGAGGTGTCCACGCGGTGGCTCGGCCCGCTGGAGTTCCCGGCCTGCGGCAGCAGCGACGAGGACCGCGCTCGCCACCGGGACCTGCTGGAACGGGCCGGCTTCACCCGGGTGCGCGAACACCGCCTCGACCACACCGAGCGGCTGGGCCTGGAGGAGGTGGTCGGGTCCTTCTACTCCACCGGCCCGCTGGACGAGCTGGACGCCGCAGGTCGGCGCGGTTTCGACGAAGACCTGCGCGCGGCACTGCGGGACGCGGAGCCCGCCGGCGTGTTCGCCGAGGAGGTGCCGGTGCGCGTCCTGTGCGGGAAGTGGGAACCGTCGGCGTAA
- a CDS encoding LLM class F420-dependent oxidoreductase has translation MKFTLSVAMNPLDQFTELARTAEECGFSSIALPDSLFYSEHVSAEYPYTPDGSRFWTADTPWADPLVAVATMAAVTERIEFYTSVLKLGSRNPVLLARQVGSVAVLSGDRFGLGLGVGWSPEEFEWCGAPYAQRGKRVDEAIEVLRLILDGGMVEYHGKFFDFDKLQMSPAPSKHVPFYIGGHTEVALKRAARVGDGWSSAMMKFDDLRTTISRLAELRAEFGRAGDPFEIQAVCIDKFGLDGYREQGEIGVTDIVTQPWVFEGIGFGDPIGPKKDAIRKFADEIISRF, from the coding sequence ATGAAGTTCACACTCTCGGTCGCGATGAACCCCCTCGACCAGTTCACCGAGCTCGCCCGGACGGCCGAGGAGTGCGGCTTCTCCTCGATCGCCCTGCCGGACTCGCTGTTCTACTCCGAGCACGTGTCGGCCGAATACCCGTACACGCCGGACGGCAGCCGGTTCTGGACCGCGGACACGCCGTGGGCGGATCCCCTGGTGGCGGTCGCGACGATGGCCGCGGTGACCGAGCGGATCGAGTTCTACACCTCGGTTCTCAAGCTGGGGTCGCGCAACCCCGTGCTGCTGGCCCGGCAGGTCGGTTCGGTGGCGGTGTTGTCCGGCGACCGGTTCGGGCTCGGGCTGGGCGTCGGCTGGTCGCCGGAGGAGTTCGAGTGGTGCGGCGCGCCCTACGCGCAGCGCGGCAAGCGCGTGGACGAGGCGATCGAGGTGCTGCGGCTGATCCTCGACGGCGGGATGGTCGAGTACCACGGCAAGTTCTTCGACTTCGACAAGCTGCAGATGAGCCCCGCGCCGTCGAAGCACGTCCCGTTCTACATCGGCGGGCACACCGAGGTGGCGCTGAAGCGCGCGGCGCGGGTCGGCGACGGCTGGTCTTCGGCGATGATGAAGTTCGACGACCTGCGCACGACGATTTCGCGGCTGGCGGAGTTGCGTGCGGAGTTCGGGCGGGCCGGCGACCCGTTCGAGATCCAGGCGGTGTGCATCGACAAGTTCGGGCTGGACGGGTACCGCGAGCAGGGCGAGATCGGGGTGACCGACATCGTCACGCAGCCGTGGGTGTTCGAGGGCATCGGGTTCGGCGACCCGATCGGCCCGAAGAAGGACGCCATCCGCAAGTTCGCCGACGAGATCATTTCCCGGTTCTGA